The DNA sequence GTCGCTGCTGCGGCAGAGCTAGGGGTGTGGATGACTAACGTGCATGCCAGCGGTGGACTGGCCATGATGCAGGCAGCTCGCGAGGCGCTGCTTCCATATGGCGACAAGGCCCCGCTGCTGATCGCCGTGACGGTACTAACCTCAATGAGCGATGAAGAGCTCGAGCTGCTTGGCATCAATGTGCCGGCGGCCGAGCATGTTAAGCGTCTGGCAAGCCTCACCAAACAGGCAGGACTGAACGGTATCGTCTGTTCGGCCCAGGAAGCCAGCATGCTAAAGGCCGAATTTGGCGCCGACTTTAAGTTGGTTACGCCGGGTATTCGCCCAGCCGGCAGCGACAAGGGGGATCAGCACCGCGTGATGACGCCGACGCAGGCGCTGGCAGC is a window from the Shewanella loihica PV-4 genome containing:
- the pyrF gene encoding orotidine-5'-phosphate decarboxylase, with protein sequence MSNKPIIVALDYDNKSEALQLIDQLDPNMCRLKIGKEMFTLFGPELVKEIHSRDFDLFLDLKFHDIPNTVAKAVAAAAELGVWMTNVHASGGLAMMQAAREALLPYGDKAPLLIAVTVLTSMSDEELELLGINVPAAEHVKRLASLTKQAGLNGIVCSAQEASMLKAEFGADFKLVTPGIRPAGSDKGDQHRVMTPTQALAAGSDYLVIGRPITKAANPLAALTEIHASLK